In Girardinichthys multiradiatus isolate DD_20200921_A chromosome 18, DD_fGirMul_XY1, whole genome shotgun sequence, a single window of DNA contains:
- the st14a gene encoding ST14 transmembrane serine protease matriptase a, with the protein MDYMDSGSKYTPKMGKEFESVQFLQASDNKKLEKKKSPGKRGALIGMVILSTVVAIMIGLLVWHFHFRENTHERMYTGSIKIDNQVFQDAYENSSTPEFKALAEQVVKQLKTTYTNDARLKKYYVGSTVQAFSEGSVIAYFLSEFKIPAGQEVFVDIAVSSLDNNARKSVSSPNRQANHLDIKEMKTSVLDKRLLSFKEQAFFSEHTKPNEIVWIKSPGFPDSPYTENTFNQWKLRADRGNIVKLEFDTINLEPDCKNDFVKIYDSLVATESRALVELCGYFSPSAPPTFYSSGNVMLVTMGTNEEHNFPGFQAKVSQVSRGSMSQSCGSKLTGKTGRFSTPNFPHYYPPNMDCDWEIQVPENKVVKVTFEMFLLAEPGQEDGKNCNKDYVMINNKKLCGKNLEGTLVEISKTNVVKVQFHSDNSYVDRGFTAVYEAIESTDPCPNQFLCKNRWCVNHNLTCDGWNDCGDMTDELNCKCSSDSITCANGLCKPKFWKCDGVNDCGDNTDEMNCGGCSSGEFTCKNGKCVSEKKHCDGSNDCGDSSDELDCGGRSELQCTDVTYKCKNNKCINKVNPECDGTPDCGDRSDEENCDCGTKKFKSATRIVGGQDADDGEFPWQVSLHVKRYGHVCGASVIGTKWLVTAAHCVQDDGNIKFSDPKSWEVYLGLHSQQKQGSSLVKRNLKQIISHPSYNHHTFDNDIALMELESPVSYSDHIQPICLPAPQHDFKTGNNVWITGWGATREGGSAAVVLQKAQVRIINRTVCNELMRGQITSRMLCAGVLTGGVDACQGDSGGPLSSPEGNRMFLAGVVSWGDGCARRNKPGIYAAVTKFRDWIQEKTGV; encoded by the exons ATGGACTACATGGACAGTGGATCGAAATACACCCCAAAGATG GGAAAAGAGTTCGAGTCTGTGCAGTTCCTTCAAGCATCAGACAACAAAAAGCTGGAGAAGAAAAAGAGTCCGGGGAAGAGAGGCGCTCTGATCGGAATGGTGATTTTATCGACTGTTGTTGCTATCATGATCGGATTGCTGGTCTGGCATTTCCACT TCCGTGAAAATACACACGAGAGAATGTACACCGGCTCAATAAAGATTGACAACCAGGTGTTTCAAGACGCCTATGAGAACTCCAGCACTCCTGAGTTCAAGGCTCTGGCTGAGCAGGTGGTGAAACAG CTCAAAACCACTTACACCAATGATGCAAGGCTGAAGAAATACTACGTCGGCTCTACAGTTCAGGCGTTCAG TGAGGGCAGCGTTATTGCCTACTTCCTGTCGGAGTTTAAAATTCCTGCGGGCCAAGAAGTATTTGTTGACATTGCTGTGTCTAGTTTGGACAACAATGCGAGAAAATCTGTATCATCACCGAACAGACAAGCTAATCACCTGGATATTAAAGAAATGAAGACCTCGG TGTTGGATAAGAGATTGTTGTCATTTAAGG AACAAGCATTTTTTTCAGAACATACAAAGCCCAATGAGATTGTTTGGATTAAGTCCCCTGGTTTCCCTGACTCTCCATATACCGAGAACACCTTCAACCAGTGGAAGCTGCGAGCAGACCGGGGAAACATTGTCAAGCTCGAGTTTGACACCATTAATCTGGAGCCGGACTGCAAAAATGACTTTGTGAAAATCTATGACTCTCTGGTGGCTACAGAGAGCCGTGCTTTGGTAGA ATTGTGTGGATACTTTTCACCCAGTGCACCACCAACGTTTTATTCTTCTGGAAATGTCATGCTGGTTACAATGGGCACAAATGAGGAACACAACTTCCCAGGATTTCAAGCAAAGGTTTCACAAGTATCACGCGGAAGTATGA GTCAGAGCTGCGGTTCCAAACTGACGGGTAAAACAGGCAGGTTCTCTACCCCCAACTTTCCACACTACTATCCCCCTAATATGGACTGTGATTGGGAAATCCAG GTCCCTGAGAATAAAGTAGTGAAAGTAACTTTCGAAATGTTCCTCTTGGCTGAGCCCGGCCAGGAGGACGGCAAGAACTGTAACAAAGACTATGTgatgattaataataaaaa ACTGTGTGGAAAGAACCTTGAGGGGACACTAGTCGAAATCAGCAAAACCAACGTAGTAAAAGTGCAATTTCACTCTGATAACTCCTATGTGGACAGAGGCTTCACTGCGGTGTATGAAGCCATTGAAAGCACAGACC CTTGCCCTAATCAGTTCCTTTGCAAGAATCGCTGGTGTGTCAACCATAACCTCACGTGTGACGGCTGGAATGACTGCGGAGACATGACTGACGAGTTGAACTGCA AGTGCAGCTCAGACAGCATCACCTGTGCAAATGGGTTGTGTAAGCCCAAGTTCTGGAAATGTGATGGCGTTAATGACTGCGGAGACAACACAGATGAGATGAACTGTG gTGGATGTTCATCTGGAGAGTTCACCTGCAAGAACGGAAAATGTGTCTCTGAGAAGAAACACTGCGACGGTAGCAATGACTGTGGAGACAGTTCCGATGAGCTTGACTGTGGAGGAA GGTCTGAGCTCCAATGCACTGATGTTACatacaaatgcaaaaacaacaaatgcatCAATAAGGTGAACCCGGAGTGTGATGGAACACCCGACTGTGGCGATAGATCTGATGAGGAGAACTGTG ACTGTGGGACTAAAAAGTTCAAGTCGGCGACACGTATTGTGGGTGGACAAGACGCAGATGATGGAGAGTTTCCATGGCAAGTCAGCCTCCATGTCAAACGTTACGGACATGTCTGCGGAGCGTCCGTCATCGGTACCAAATGGCTGGTCACTGCGGCCCACTGTGTGCAAGACGACGGCAACATCAA ATTCTCAGATCCCAAGTCTTGGGAGGTTTACCTCGGCCTTCATAGCCAGCAGAAGCAAGGGTCTTCTCTTGTGAAAAGGAACCTGAAGCAGATCATTTCTCACCCTTCTTACAACCATCACACCTTCGACAATGACATCGCCCTCATGGAGCTGGAAAGTCCAGTCAGCTACTCAGACCACATCCAGCCCATCTGCTTACCAGCCCCCCAACATGACTTTAAGACCGGCAACAATGTGTGGATCACAGGGTGGGGAGCAACCAGAGAGGGAG gaAGCGCTGCTGTGGTACTCCAGAAAGCTCAGGTCCGAATCATAAACAGAACAGTGTGTAACGAATTAATGAGAGGTCAAATCACATCCCGGATGCTGTGTGCTGGAGTACTGACCGGAGGAGTGGATGCTTGTCAG GGAGATTCTGGCGGACCTCTGTCCAGTCCGGAAGGCAACCGTATGTTCCTGGCAGGAGTGGTCAGCTGGGGCGACGGCTGCGCTCGCAGGAACAAACCAGGCATCTACGCTGCGGTCACTAAATTCCGTGACTGGATCCAAGAGAAGACGGGAGTCTAG